A DNA window from Amycolatopsis sp. DSM 110486 contains the following coding sequences:
- a CDS encoding ABC transporter permease: protein MTAVDDELAPATTAGEAPVKAGGLLRTAWRFPQAKVGTVLAGIVVLVALLGPWLGPVLTGYSTTDFAGKPFKPDGLAGTDGLGRDVLTRFLAGGTTLLLYAVLATVLGIVLGALLGMVAGYGGGRLDSLLMRGNDVLLSFPQLVIALLAIAVIGPKGWLLVLVIGLTHAPRTARVARQATVAVRGEDYIRAAEMYAVPRSRILLREILPNITGPLMVELGLRLTYSIGYIASLSFLGLGIQPPAADWGLMINENRIALVVQPWGVLLPVVAIALLAVGTNLVADSFASAAAGRTREERS from the coding sequence ATGACCGCCGTCGACGACGAGCTCGCACCGGCCACCACGGCCGGCGAAGCACCCGTCAAGGCCGGCGGGCTTCTCCGTACGGCGTGGCGGTTCCCGCAGGCGAAGGTCGGCACAGTGCTGGCCGGGATCGTGGTGCTGGTGGCGCTGCTCGGCCCGTGGCTCGGGCCGGTGCTCACCGGCTACAGCACCACGGACTTCGCGGGCAAGCCGTTCAAACCGGACGGACTCGCGGGCACCGACGGCCTCGGCCGCGACGTGCTGACGCGTTTCCTCGCCGGCGGCACCACGCTGCTGCTCTACGCGGTGCTCGCCACCGTGCTCGGGATCGTGCTGGGCGCGCTGCTCGGCATGGTCGCGGGCTACGGCGGCGGCCGCCTCGACAGCCTGCTGATGCGCGGCAACGACGTGCTGCTGTCATTCCCGCAGCTGGTGATCGCGCTGCTCGCCATCGCGGTGATCGGGCCGAAAGGCTGGCTGCTCGTGCTGGTGATCGGCCTGACCCACGCGCCCCGCACGGCTCGCGTCGCGCGCCAGGCGACGGTGGCGGTGCGCGGCGAGGACTACATCCGGGCCGCGGAGATGTACGCGGTGCCGCGAAGCCGGATCCTGCTGCGCGAGATCCTGCCGAACATCACCGGCCCGCTCATGGTGGAGCTCGGTCTGCGGCTGACCTACTCCATCGGCTACATCGCGTCGCTGTCGTTCCTCGGGCTCGGGATCCAGCCGCCCGCGGCCGACTGGGGCCTGATGATCAACGAGAACCGGATCGCGCTGGTCGTGCAGCCGTGGGGCGTGCTGCTCCCGGTGGTGGCGATCGCGCTGCTCGCCGTCGGCACGAACCTCGTGGCCGACTCGTTCGCCTCGGCCGCGGCCGGGCGCACCCGGGAGGAACGCTCGTGA
- a CDS encoding ABC transporter permease produces MTRMIVKRLLVSLVVLWLVTLLVFVATLLLPGDPARAILGQQATPERIAALQHQLHLDEPVWQRYLTWLGGLFTGDLGTSTSTQGPVTTLLGDRIVASLVLLVLAAVIATPLGLALGTWSSMRRGRAADQTVSGISLVIAALPEFVIGVALIVLFATTVFKVLPSVTLTAPGEPVWRQPSQLVLPVATLVLVVTPYITRMMRATMNEVLDSGYVEMARLKGVRERTVLLRHALPHAVGPVAQVVALQLAWLAGGVVVVEFLFRYPGIGQSLIDAVSKRDVAVVQAVTLIIAAVYIVVNLLADVVGILANPKLRTEASR; encoded by the coding sequence ATGACCCGGATGATCGTGAAGCGGCTGCTCGTGAGCCTCGTGGTGCTGTGGCTGGTCACGCTGCTCGTGTTCGTGGCGACGCTGTTGCTGCCGGGCGACCCGGCGCGCGCCATCCTCGGCCAGCAAGCGACACCGGAGCGGATCGCCGCGCTGCAGCACCAGCTGCACCTCGACGAGCCGGTCTGGCAGCGCTACCTCACCTGGCTCGGCGGGCTGTTCACCGGCGACCTCGGCACCTCGACGTCCACGCAAGGCCCGGTGACGACGTTGCTGGGCGACCGGATCGTGGCCTCGCTCGTGCTGCTCGTGCTCGCCGCGGTGATCGCGACGCCGCTCGGGCTGGCGCTGGGCACGTGGAGCTCGATGCGGCGCGGCCGGGCCGCGGACCAGACCGTGTCCGGCATCAGCCTGGTGATCGCCGCGCTGCCGGAGTTCGTGATCGGCGTGGCGCTGATCGTGCTGTTCGCGACCACGGTGTTCAAGGTCCTGCCCTCGGTCACGCTCACCGCGCCCGGTGAACCCGTGTGGCGGCAGCCGAGCCAGCTCGTGCTGCCGGTGGCGACGCTCGTGCTGGTGGTGACGCCGTACATCACGCGGATGATGCGGGCGACCATGAACGAGGTCCTCGACTCCGGCTACGTCGAGATGGCCCGGCTCAAGGGTGTGCGCGAGCGGACCGTGCTGCTGCGGCACGCCTTGCCGCACGCCGTGGGTCCCGTCGCGCAGGTCGTGGCACTGCAGCTCGCGTGGCTCGCAGGCGGGGTCGTGGTGGTCGAGTTCCTCTTCCGCTACCCCGGCATCGGGCAGTCGCTGATCGACGCGGTGAGCAAACGCGACGTCGCCGTGGTCCAGGCCGTGACGCTGATCATCGCCGCGGTGTACATCGTGGTGAACCTGCTCGCCGACGTGGTCGGCATCCTCGCGAACCCCAAGCTGCGGACGGAGGCGAGCCGATGA